A single Anatilimnocola floriformis DNA region contains:
- a CDS encoding alpha/beta hydrolase has product MRILSSSFCSLLLCSLVSAQVIAADDSAAYKPIEPKPLIAGHVVVPLFPPGHPALKAGPGSDQEEKFNINNGKVGAVTNIHNPSIEVYLADPAKANGTSVVIAAGGGNNTCNVGGEGTDIAAWFNSLGVSCFVHRYRLKPYVSAVDALLDTQRAMRTVRARAEEWKIDPNKIGHIGFSAGGEQTARLALTFDEGKSDSADPVERVSSRPDWIVLVYPGWVPGSLSLEKVPTNLPPTFLVCPGTGDVFHAQQTVEFYNALFETGRTMKPKPLNIEMHIYGEGKHGGAISARQGIPYGKWQLRLAEWATDLKLLPEAK; this is encoded by the coding sequence ATGAGAATCCTTTCCTCTTCCTTTTGCAGTTTGCTGCTTTGCAGCCTCGTTTCGGCGCAAGTGATTGCGGCCGACGATTCTGCTGCCTACAAACCCATCGAGCCTAAGCCCTTGATTGCCGGGCATGTCGTGGTGCCGCTTTTTCCACCCGGTCATCCTGCGCTCAAGGCCGGGCCGGGCTCTGATCAAGAGGAGAAGTTCAACATCAACAACGGCAAGGTCGGCGCCGTTACGAATATCCATAATCCGTCGATCGAGGTGTATCTGGCCGATCCTGCGAAGGCGAATGGAACTTCGGTGGTCATTGCCGCTGGTGGTGGCAACAACACTTGCAATGTTGGTGGCGAAGGAACCGACATTGCCGCTTGGTTCAATTCCCTCGGCGTCTCGTGCTTCGTGCATCGGTATCGCTTGAAGCCGTATGTATCGGCCGTCGACGCTTTGCTCGATACTCAGCGGGCCATGCGTACTGTTCGGGCTCGCGCCGAGGAATGGAAGATCGATCCGAATAAGATCGGCCACATTGGGTTCTCGGCGGGTGGCGAGCAAACCGCTCGACTTGCACTCACGTTCGATGAAGGCAAATCCGACTCGGCCGATCCGGTTGAGCGGGTCAGTTCGCGCCCCGATTGGATCGTGCTCGTTTATCCCGGCTGGGTTCCCGGTTCATTGAGCCTGGAAAAGGTGCCGACCAACTTGCCGCCGACGTTTCTGGTGTGCCCTGGCACGGGCGACGTTTTTCACGCCCAACAAACCGTGGAGTTCTACAACGCCCTCTTCGAAACCGGTCGGACGATGAAACCCAAGCCGCTGAATATCGAAATGCATATTTACGGCGAAGGAAAGCACGGCGGCGCGATCTCGGCGCGACAGGGCATTCCGTACGGCAAATGGCAGCTTCGACTCGCCGAGTGGGCCACCGATTTGAAGTTGCTTCCGGAGGCGAAGTAG